In the Oryzias latipes chromosome 23, ASM223467v1 genome, one interval contains:
- the c23h12orf66 gene encoding KICSTOR complex protein C12orf66 homolog — translation MMMMTEAEELRPVPRERAILESFFTQLGMLSFDRAKDYVEKEKDLSRSAGPMWGALLAALAHLSAAEKVYHHMTFLGQKIGGQSFFSRKDSIRTVYTSLYNELKKVVTMGRHGQPASSSSSLSLSYLEDLLSHLSEQLCHFTQARMEMADLYEKLHSLGSQKSVNSEELVATLEVILHKYSSKFHHPILGRVEESFQTEVDVVTQLLRCQAQVSEWRFLPALLSLHGAQSKLVAWGQLFQRQKETRKLLFGGQSQKTAQPPHLYTWLQRFQAALLAKFSFYFHEALSRQTTPADMRALTARTAPDYHGKICAFIRKHDASNVSLVFDNRGSESFQGHGYHHPHSYREAPKGVDQFPAIVSLPSEQPSTHWPNVIMMMGDHAAELNTLDKVVHFYDDKVQSTYYLTRPEPHFTLVVIFDGRKSEKDVQIAAFLQEISGSLRNSKPFSSLKPGSKG, via the exons atgatgatgatgacggaGGCGGAGGAGCTGCGTCCCGTCCCCCGAGAGCGGGCCATCCTGGAGAGCTTCTTCACGCAGCTGGGAATGCTGTCGTTCGACCGGGCCAAGGACTACGTGGAGAAGGAGAAGGACCTGAGCCGGAGCGCCGGGCCCATGTGGGGCGCGCTGCTGGCGGCTCTGGCTCACCTGTCCGCCGCGGAGAAGGTTTACCACCACATGACCTTCCTGGGACAGAAGATCG GCGGTCAGTCCTTCTTCAGCCGCAAAGACTCCATCCGCACCGTCTACACCTCCCTCTACAACGAGCTTAAGAAGGTGGTGACCATGGGGCGCCACGGCCAGccggcctcctcctcctcttccttgtCTTTGTCATACCTGGAGGACCTGCTGTCTCACCTGTCCGAGCAGCTCTGCCACTTCACCCAAGCGCGCATGGAAATGGCCGACCTGTACGAGAAGCTGCACTCGCTGGGCAGCCAGAAAAGCGTCAACTCGGAGGAGCTGGTCGCCACGCTGGAGGTCATCCTGCACAAGTACAGCTCCAA GTTTCATCACCCCATCCTGGGCCGAGTGGAGGAGAGCTTCCAGACGGAGGTGGACGTGGTGACGCAGCTGCTGCGCTGCCAGGCTCAGGTGTCGGAGTGGCGCTTCCTGCCCGCCCTGCTCAGCCTCCACGGCGCCCAGTCCAAGCTGGTGGCGTGGGGTCAGCTGTTCCAGCGGCAGAAAGAGACGCGTAAGCTCCTTTTCGGCGGCCAGTCGCAGAAGACTGCGCAGCCGCCTCACCTGTACACGTGGCTGCAGCGCTTCCAGGCGGCGCTGCTCGCCAAGTTCAGCTTCTACTTCCACGAAGCTCTGAGCCGCCAGACGACGCCGGCCGACATGAGGGCGCTGACGGCCCGCACGGCGCCGGACTACCACGGGAAGATCTGCGCCTTTATCCGAAAACACGACGCCAGCAACGTTTCGCTTGTGTTTGACAACCGCGGCTCGGAGAGCTTCCAGGGTCACGGCTACCACCACCCGCACTCGTATCGAGAGGCGCCGAAGGGCGTGGACCAGTTCCCCGCCATCGTGTCGCTGCCGTCAGAGCAGCCGTCCACGCACTGGCCAAACGTCATCATGATGATGGGCGATCACGCCGCGGAGCTCAACACTTTGGACAAGGTGGTGCACTTTTATGACGACAAAGTCCAGAGCACGTACTACCTGACGCGGCCCGAGCCGCACTTCACGCTGGTGGTCATCTTCGACGGCAGGAAGTCGGAGAAGGACGTGCAGATCGCCGCTTTCCTGCAGGAGATCAGCGGCTCTCTGAGGAACTCCAAACCCTTCAGCAGCCTCAAACCGGGGTCAAAGGGTTGA